Part of the Anaerolineales bacterium genome is shown below.
CGCCGGCCTACACGGAGACTCTGGGTGAATGGATGACCCGCTGGCTGACGCCGGATTAGGTGAGGCGGTCCAGCCCATCCGTCTCTCACGGCCGCGCATCATCTCGATGATGGTGGGCGTCAGCCTGCTTGCCCTCGGGCTGCTCGTTCAACTGGTCCGGGTCCAGTTTGGCCCGTACGCGCCGGTCTTCGCCGACTGGGCTGAGAATTCCGCCGGCCGGCTGGAGCGCCTGGTCCCTGCCCGGGGGAATATCTACGACCGCAACGGCAACCTCCTGGCCACCAACGCCAGCCGTTACATTGCCGAGATCGAGGTCCGGCAGCTCACTTCGCAGAGCCGCAGCGACATCGCCAGCGTCCTGTCCGAGCTGCTGGGCCTGCCATTCGACGACCTCCAGGCTCAGCTCGAAACCGATTGGATCTCGCTCGGCCAGTACCGCACGCGGCTGACCCAGAGGGACGACAAGGGAAAGACCTGGCCGATCAGTGTCGAGAAGGAAGATGCGGAGATCGTGTTCGCTCTGCTGGACGACCCGCTCGGGCCGGACCTCTCTGGCTTGGACTTGGTGCCGGCGCCCCGGCGGGTGTACCCGGCGGGCACTCTGGCGGGTCACCTTCTAGGCTTCGTCAACCAGGAAGGCAAGGGGTTTTTTGGCGTCGAGGGCTACTACGACGAATGGCTGGCGGGCCGGCCGCTGACGATTGAGCGGCCGATCATCCCGCCCGAAGCCCGGGTTGCGCCCGACCCGCCGGCCGGGGTCAATCTCGTGCTGACGATCGACTCCGGGATCCAGCAGGCCGCCGAGATCGCTCTGGAAGAGGCCATCGACGACAGCGAGGCCGAGTCCGGACAGGTCATCGTCATGGATCCACGCAACGGCGAGATCCTGGCGATGGCGGCCTGGCCGGCTCTCAATCCCAATGACTACGATGCGTGGCTGCCTGGCGGCGAGGGCCCCGGGAACCAGGCCGAAAAGACTGACAAAGAAAAGGATCAGGCCGCGGAAGGGCAGGACGACGCCAAGCAGGACGACGAGGAGCCGGTGATCACCCCCGGTGTCGCAGGCCAGTTCGAGCCCGGCTCGACCTTCAAGGTGCTGACGATGGCCGCCGCCCTGGATGCTGGGGTCGTGACCCCGCTCGAGCAGTTCGTCGACACCGGAGAGATCGAGGTTGGCGGGCACACGATCCGCAACTGGGACGGTCGCGGCTATGGGCCGGTCGACATGATCGGCTGCCTGCGCTACTCGCTCAATGTCTGCCTGGCCCACGTGGCAGCCCGTGAGCTTGGGGCTTCGTTGTTCTACGACTACATGACCGCCTTCGGCATCGGGCAGATCACGGGAACCGACCTGGCCGGGGAAATCCCTGGCAAGCTGCGCACGCCCCGCGATCCCCAGTGGACCGAGTCGGATCTGGGGACCAACTCCTTTGGCCAGGGGGTATCCCTGTCGGCGATCCAGCTGTTGGCGGCGGTCAGCGCCATCGCCAACGACGGATTCATGGTGCAGCCGCATATCGTGCGCCAGGTCGTTGGCCCTCAGGGGGTGTTCGCCCCCAAGACCACCGTGCTCGGACAGCCGATTTCCACCGATACGGCGCGCCTGCTGACCGAGATGCTCGCGATTTCGCTAGAGGGCGAAACCAGCCACGCCAGCCTGCCGGGCTACCGCATCGCCGGCAAGACCGGCACGGCGCAAATCGCAAGGGAATACGGCTACGATCCCCGCTGGACCATTGCTTCCTTCATCGGCTGGGGCCCGCTGCCCAATCCGCGCTTCATGATCCTGGTCCGGCTGGACAAGCCGGTGAGCTCGCCTTGGGGCTCCGTCGTGGCTGCGCCTGTCTTCCAGGAGCTGGCCGAACGCGTGGTTGTTCTGCTCAACCTCCCACCCGATCCGGCGGTGATGCCGATCGCCGGAGGCGGGTAGCGGTGGGCCGATGTTGACGCTCGGAATCGTGCTCGAAGCTCTGACGGGCCGGGCTTTCCCGGAGGTGGGGCAGGTCATCACCGATGCGGCGGTGGACTCGCGGCTGGTGATCCCCGGATCGCTGTTCGTGGCACTCCCTGGAGAACATGCCGACGGACACAACTACGTGACGGGTGCCTTCGAGCGCGGGGCGATCGTGGCCGTGATAGAGAAGGACCTGCCCGGCGCCTTCGATGTGCTTGATCTGCGGGGCGGGGCGGCACCGACCCTCCCATCCGAGATTGGCCTCCCGCTTTGCCTGCGGGTCGACAGCAGCCTGCTGGCGCTGCAGGCGGCGGCAGCCCACTGGCGCTCACGACTGCCCACCCGGGTGATCGGAGTGACGGGAAGCGTGGGCAAGTCGACCACCAAGGAACTGATTGCAGACATCCTAGACGAGCGCTTCCGGACACTGAAGAACCCTGGCAATCAGAACAACGAGATCGGCCTGCCGCTGAGCCTTCTGCGCTTGAGCGAGGCCCATGAGCGAGCCGTGCTTGAGATGGGCTTCTACGTTCCGGGGGAAATCGCCCTGCTGTGCGAGCTGGCCCGGCCGGCCGTCGGGGTGATCACCAATATCAGCCAGGTACACCTTGAGCGGGCTGGGAACCTGCAGGCCATCATCGACGGCAAGGCAGAGCTCGTCGAGAGCTTGCCGGCAGGGCCCGGCAGTGCGGCGATCCTCAACTTCGATGACCCGCTGGTGCGGCCGATGGCCGCTCGCACCCCGGCCGAGGTCATGTTCTACGGCCTCTCCCCCGAGGCCGACCTGTGGGCGGACGAGGTCGAGAGCCTGGGCTTGGAGGGAGTCCGCTTCACGCTCCATTACAGGGGAGATCACATCCACATACGGGTGCCCCTGCTGGGCCGGCATTCGGTGCATACGGCGCTGCGGGCGGCCGCCGTCGGGCTGACCGAGGGCCTGCGCTGGGACGAGATCGTGCACGGCCTGCAGGCCACCCAGAGCCAGCTGCGGCTGGTCGCGGTGCAGGGGCCGCGCGGCTCGCTGATCATCGACGACACCTACAACGCCGCTCCGCCTTCGGTGATCGCCGCCCTCAATCTTCTGGGCGACCTCGAAGGCCGGCACACCGCCGTGCTCGGCGACATGCTGGAGCTGGGCGAGTACGAAGAGGAGGGGCACCGGATCGTGGGGATGCGGGCTGCCGGCGTCGTGGATGAACTGGTGACCGTCGGCGAACGCGCTCGCTGGATCGCCGACGAAGCCGGTCGATCCGGCCTGTCCCGCTCTCGGATTGTCCAGCTCGAAAGCAGCCAGGCTGCGGTCGACTACCTGCTGCCTCGAATCGGCGATGGCGATGTGATCCTGGTCAAGGGGTCACGCGGGATGCATCTGGACCTGATCGTTGCCGGACTGGAGAGCCTGTCGTGAGCGAGATGGCGGTGGCCCTGTCCCTGGGCGGCATCACCTTTCTGCTGACGGTGATCTGGGGCGGGCCGATGATCCGCATCATGCGCATGCTGAAGATCGGCAAGCAGATCCGGATCGAAGGTCCCCAACGCCACATCACCAAGCTGGGCACCCCGACGATGGGGGGGTGGATGTTCATCATCCCGGTCCTGATGATCACTGTCGTGCTCAACCTGGTGTCGATCGTCAGCGACCTGGACGTGCTCGGGCGGGCCGTGCTGCTGCCGCTGATGGTGATGGTTGCCTTTGGCGTGCTTGGGGCGATCGATGACTGGGAAGGCGTGCGCGGGCAGCGGCGCGGAATGGGCATGTCAGCGCGCATGAAGTTCTTTTGGCAGATCGTGATCGCCTTGATAGCTGCCGTGGCGCTCAAGTACGGCCTGCGGGCCCCGGACCTGTTCATCCCCAACTACCCGGCCGAGATCGACCTGGGGTTTTGGTACATCCCGTTCGCCGTGTTCATCATCGTCTCCGGGACGAATGCTGTGAACCTGACGGACGGACTCGATGGGTTGGCCGGATTAATCGCCGCCACGGCGTTCGCTGCCTACGGGGTCATCGCCATGCTGCTGGGGCAGGTATTCCTGATGCGCTTCTGCTTCACCCTGGTGGGGGCGGTGTTCGCCTTCCTCTGGTACAACGTCCACCCCGCCGAGCTCTTCATGGGGGACACCGGATCGCTCTCGCTCGGCGCCACGCTGGCCGTAGTGGCGTTGATGACCGGCCGCGCCATCCTGCTTCCGGTCATCGCCATCATCCCGGTCAGCGTCACCCTGAGCGTCATCCTGCAGATCGGCTACTTCAAGCTCACCAAGGGGCGTCGCCTGTTCAAGATGGCGCCTTTGCAGCATCACTTCGAACTCATTGGATGGAGCGAAACCCAGGTGGTGCAGCGATTCTGGCTCGTCAACCTGCTGGCGGTCATGGTCGGCGTTGCCCTGGCCTTGCTCCGAGGAGAGTGAGATGCGCGTCGGAATGCTCTGGTTTGACGACAGCAATCGGACCCTGCCGGAAAAAGTCGAGCGGGCAGGAAGCTTCTACCGCGAGAAGTTCGGCCGCAGCCCGAACCTGTGCCTGGTGAATCCCGAGTCGTGCGACATCAAGGAAGGCGTGTTCGCCGGCGTGGAGCTGCGCCAGGCGCGCATGGTGCTTCCCGGCCATCTGTGGATCGGTGTGGACGAGGAGGCTGCCCCCAAGCCCGCCGAAGTCCCCCGGCCGGGTCGCCGCAGCTCGAAGCGATCGAAGGCCAGGGTCGTGGGCGAACTCCGTCTGCCGCTGTTCGCCGACGAGCCTGCTGCCTGATGGAGGCTGGGTGCGCGACTGGAAGGGGCTGCGGGTAGTGGTGCTCGGTCTGGCCCGTCAGGGCAAAGCCGCCGCTCGGTTTTTCTCTGAGCACGGGGCTCAGGTGGTCGCCAGCGATCTCAAACCGCTGGACGATCTTCGCCCGGCGTGCGAAGAGCTGGCCGGGCTGCCGATCGAGTTCGTGCTGGGAGGCCATCCGCCCGGGCTGCTGGCGGGAGCCGACCTGTTGTGCCTATCCGGCGGGGTTCCCGCCGATCTGCCGCTGGCACAGCAGGCCCGGGCCGCTGGCGTCGGCCTGACCAACGATGCCCAGGTGTTCTTGGACGCCTGCCCGGCCCGGACCATCGGCATCACGGGCTCGGCAGGCAAGACAACCACCACGGCGCTGGTCGGGCGGATGGCCGAGCACCACCTGGCCGGGAGTGGCGCCAGGGCATGGGTCGGCGGCAACATCGGCCGGCCTCTCCTGGCAGTCCTGCCGGAAATCCAGCCGAACGACTGGGTGGTGCAGGAGCTCTCCTCCTTCCAGTTGGAACTGATGACGGCCAGCGTGCATGTGGCCGCCGTCCTCAACGTCACACCTAACCACCTGGATCGGCACCATACGATGCAGGCCTACACCGAGGCCAAGGCGCGGCTGCTCGGGCACCAGGAGGCATCCGGCACGGCCGTGCTGTGTCGAGAGGACTTAGGCTCATGGGCTTTGCGGGACCGGGTACGCGGTGAACTGATCGCTTTCGGCCGTGATGACCATGAACTAGACGGCACCTTTGTCGCCGACGGCGGAGTTTGCCTGCGGCGGCACGGGCGCCTGCTCCGGCTGTTGCCGCTCAGCGATATTCGGCTGCGCGGTGAGCACAACCTGCTGAATGTCCTCGCGGCTTGCGCCGTGGCGGCAGCGGCGGAGTTGTCGGCCGAGGCGATGGCGGCCGCCGTGCGCGCGTTCGAAGGCGTGCCGCACCGGCTGGAATTCGTCCGCCGCCTGGGCGGCGCGGACTGGTACAACGACTCCATCGGCACCGCGCCCGAGCGGGCCATGGCCGCGATTCGCGCCTTTGACGAGCCGATCGTGCTGCTGGCCGGCGGGCGCGACAAGGATCTGCCCTGGGACTCGTTCGCCGACGTGGTCAGCCAGCGCGTTGACCACCTGGTGCTGTTTGGAGAGGCGGCCGACAAGGTGGGGCGGGCGGTGCAGGCCGCCATGGCTCGCCAGGCCACGCCTCGGCCGGAGAGCATCGACCGCTGCCAGACGCTGGCCCAAGCGGTGCAGGCCGCCGCCCGACGGGCCGAAGCGGGGGATGTTGTCCTTCTCTCGCCGGGAGGGACATCCTTCGACGAGTTCCCGGACTTCGAAGCTCGGGGAGGGGCCTTCCGGTCCCTGGTGCAGGCGCTGTGATGCAGGCCGCAACCCGAGTCAAGCCCGCCCCGTCCACCCGGTCGTCCAGGCCTCCCGGCGCCGGACGCGGCCGGCTGCTGGGCATGGATCTGTGGATGCTGGCCCTGGTGTTCGTCATGATCGCCTTCGGGCTGGTGATGGTGTACTCGGCTAGTTGGGATGTTTCCTTCCGGCTTCACGGGGACGCCAGTGCCCTGTTCCGCCGGCAGCTGGGGAATCTGGCCATCGGCCTGCTGGCTATGGCCCTGACGGCCTGGATGCCGATCCGTTGGCTGCGCTGGCTGGCGGTGCCGATCCTGGGCGTCAGCATGCTGGCCCTGCTGCTGGTTCTGCTGGTCAACTCCGGCGACGGCCCGCGCCGGGCCATCCTCGGGGGCTCGATCCAGCCCTCCGAGATGGCCAAGCTGGCGGTGATCATCTATCTGGCGGTGTGGATGGAGTCGAAGGGGAACCGGCTCTCCGAATGGGGTTACGGATTCATCCCTCTGCTGATGCTGGTGGCGGTGGTCGACAGCCTGATCCTGCTGCAGCCGGATCTGAGCGCGGTCCTGACCGTCGCCATTGTCGCCCTGGTGATGTTCTTTCTGGCGGGCGCCCGGATCTCGCAGGCATTGTTCATTTCGGTAGGCGGGGCGTTTGTCGGCTACCTGCTGGTGCGAATCACCAACACCGGTCGAGTACGCTGGGCGGACTATATGTCGGGATTGATCGAC
Proteins encoded:
- a CDS encoding penicillin-binding protein 2, which encodes MDDPLADAGLGEAVQPIRLSRPRIISMMVGVSLLALGLLVQLVRVQFGPYAPVFADWAENSAGRLERLVPARGNIYDRNGNLLATNASRYIAEIEVRQLTSQSRSDIASVLSELLGLPFDDLQAQLETDWISLGQYRTRLTQRDDKGKTWPISVEKEDAEIVFALLDDPLGPDLSGLDLVPAPRRVYPAGTLAGHLLGFVNQEGKGFFGVEGYYDEWLAGRPLTIERPIIPPEARVAPDPPAGVNLVLTIDSGIQQAAEIALEEAIDDSEAESGQVIVMDPRNGEILAMAAWPALNPNDYDAWLPGGEGPGNQAEKTDKEKDQAAEGQDDAKQDDEEPVITPGVAGQFEPGSTFKVLTMAAALDAGVVTPLEQFVDTGEIEVGGHTIRNWDGRGYGPVDMIGCLRYSLNVCLAHVAARELGASLFYDYMTAFGIGQITGTDLAGEIPGKLRTPRDPQWTESDLGTNSFGQGVSLSAIQLLAAVSAIANDGFMVQPHIVRQVVGPQGVFAPKTTVLGQPISTDTARLLTEMLAISLEGETSHASLPGYRIAGKTGTAQIAREYGYDPRWTIASFIGWGPLPNPRFMILVRLDKPVSSPWGSVVAAPVFQELAERVVVLLNLPPDPAVMPIAGGG
- a CDS encoding UDP-N-acetylmuramoyl-tripeptide--D-alanyl-D-alanine ligase, coding for MLTLGIVLEALTGRAFPEVGQVITDAAVDSRLVIPGSLFVALPGEHADGHNYVTGAFERGAIVAVIEKDLPGAFDVLDLRGGAAPTLPSEIGLPLCLRVDSSLLALQAAAAHWRSRLPTRVIGVTGSVGKSTTKELIADILDERFRTLKNPGNQNNEIGLPLSLLRLSEAHERAVLEMGFYVPGEIALLCELARPAVGVITNISQVHLERAGNLQAIIDGKAELVESLPAGPGSAAILNFDDPLVRPMAARTPAEVMFYGLSPEADLWADEVESLGLEGVRFTLHYRGDHIHIRVPLLGRHSVHTALRAAAVGLTEGLRWDEIVHGLQATQSQLRLVAVQGPRGSLIIDDTYNAAPPSVIAALNLLGDLEGRHTAVLGDMLELGEYEEEGHRIVGMRAAGVVDELVTVGERARWIADEAGRSGLSRSRIVQLESSQAAVDYLLPRIGDGDVILVKGSRGMHLDLIVAGLESLS
- the mraY gene encoding phospho-N-acetylmuramoyl-pentapeptide-transferase; amino-acid sequence: MAVALSLGGITFLLTVIWGGPMIRIMRMLKIGKQIRIEGPQRHITKLGTPTMGGWMFIIPVLMITVVLNLVSIVSDLDVLGRAVLLPLMVMVAFGVLGAIDDWEGVRGQRRGMGMSARMKFFWQIVIALIAAVALKYGLRAPDLFIPNYPAEIDLGFWYIPFAVFIIVSGTNAVNLTDGLDGLAGLIAATAFAAYGVIAMLLGQVFLMRFCFTLVGAVFAFLWYNVHPAELFMGDTGSLSLGATLAVVALMTGRAILLPVIAIIPVSVTLSVILQIGYFKLTKGRRLFKMAPLQHHFELIGWSETQVVQRFWLVNLLAVMVGVALALLRGE
- the murD gene encoding UDP-N-acetylmuramoyl-L-alanine--D-glutamate ligase, which encodes MRDWKGLRVVVLGLARQGKAAARFFSEHGAQVVASDLKPLDDLRPACEELAGLPIEFVLGGHPPGLLAGADLLCLSGGVPADLPLAQQARAAGVGLTNDAQVFLDACPARTIGITGSAGKTTTTALVGRMAEHHLAGSGARAWVGGNIGRPLLAVLPEIQPNDWVVQELSSFQLELMTASVHVAAVLNVTPNHLDRHHTMQAYTEAKARLLGHQEASGTAVLCREDLGSWALRDRVRGELIAFGRDDHELDGTFVADGGVCLRRHGRLLRLLPLSDIRLRGEHNLLNVLAACAVAAAAELSAEAMAAAVRAFEGVPHRLEFVRRLGGADWYNDSIGTAPERAMAAIRAFDEPIVLLAGGRDKDLPWDSFADVVSQRVDHLVLFGEAADKVGRAVQAAMARQATPRPESIDRCQTLAQAVQAAARRAEAGDVVLLSPGGTSFDEFPDFEARGGAFRSLVQAL
- a CDS encoding putative lipid II flippase FtsW, whose translation is MQAATRVKPAPSTRSSRPPGAGRGRLLGMDLWMLALVFVMIAFGLVMVYSASWDVSFRLHGDASALFRRQLGNLAIGLLAMALTAWMPIRWLRWLAVPILGVSMLALLLVLLVNSGDGPRRAILGGSIQPSEMAKLAVIIYLAVWMESKGNRLSEWGYGFIPLLMLVAVVDSLILLQPDLSAVLTVAIVALVMFFLAGARISQALFISVGGAFVGYLLVRITNTGRVRWADYMSGLIDIEQASYHVQHALQAFYAGGILGRGLGASREKFGLLPAPHTDSIYAVIGEELGLIGALFVLVLFWLFLWRGFKVAMDAPDRLTMLLVSGVTVWIAVEALVNMSVLLGLLPFAGNALPFFSYGGSSLVVTLTGTGFLLNAARRKSVEVQAKTYVSPVGIGWRNRRRRVSRLGHNRRTRSER